A portion of the Syntrophus gentianae genome contains these proteins:
- a CDS encoding ribbon-helix-helix domain-containing protein encodes MKKKEGIITFKVNEDLLEIIKSIPNRSEFIRAAIMTALENVCPLCSGTGMLTPKQKEHWDIFAEHHAVKKCEDCQELFIECTRVENK; translated from the coding sequence ATGAAAAAAAAAGAAGGAATTATCACGTTCAAGGTCAATGAGGATCTTTTAGAAATTATCAAGAGTATACCCAATCGTTCGGAGTTCATCAGGGCCGCGATCATGACGGCCCTTGAAAATGTCTGTCCCCTCTGTAGCGGGACCGGAATGCTGACACCGAAGCAGAAAGAACATTGGGATATATTTGCGGAGCACCACGCGGTAAAAAAATGTGAAGACTGTCAGGAACTGTTTATCGAGTGCACGAGAGTCGAAAATAAATAA